GTCCTTGATCCTAATGGTGTGTACTATCggacttttgtatcttttgccatTTGGGGGTTGGGGAGAGAAATGTCtagggtggggagggtttttgaTTTTGTTGGCTGCTTGTTGAGCAGTAAGACgtgcagacagagtccatggaggggagactggtttccatGCTGAGCTGAACTGTGTCCGCAACTCTCTGCAATCCCTTGAGGTCTCAGccagagcagttaccataccaagcACTGATGCACCCAGCTAGAATGCTTTCTGATTAAAATTGCTGAGGGTCAAATCATGTAGGCACATTGGCCGAGTAAGCACACTAATGCCTCtccttcctcaggaagctaaagacATTTGGCATGTTGTCTTTGATCCTATTTTAAGACTCCAAAAGTCATATCAAAATATCATAAAAGGctaacttttttttccttttccctttctcctctaAAGAAGTTCTTGTACATAAATTTGTATTTGATGAACAAGTGAATGGAGAACTGTAAACACAATATAGATTATATGTCCTGAAGCCACTAAATGCTAAAATATATTTTATCTCTACCTTTTACAGGGTGCCCCATCCCTTGTTCCCCCATTCTGGCACGGAATCATCAATAGTGTCTTGAGAAAAGCAAATGCCTCCCTGTTTCAGAACAGAACAGTGGAGGAGTTACTTTGGGGATATGAAGATCCTATATTGAAACAGATGAATGTACGAGACTCAATTACTGGTGTATTTTATCCGGTAagtattttgcactacttgtgaCAATGCTGCTTGAAGAATTTCCATTGCAGTTTATAGAATGATTGGCTCACTGTGTCCACGCCTGCTTCCAGTACCTGTCTATTCTAATCCCGCTTGTGGACCTTTACTTATTTACTGCTCATTATGCTGCTGGTGTTtatggcagcagtgaaggtcctccatctctggtggtgctcAGGGAGCCTttgtcatgtcagtagcttcctctcggttttcactactgtctgtcaggtggagactcaggaataccgtcgcactcagatgtagaacgattcttcattgctgtttctgtaacagttttgttttaccaggcaGGGTTGTTAGTCTTGAGCTGAACCCCTGGACCTGGAGGTCTGATGGACCggtagaccactcttagtctggcctccaccctttgacctgtttgacatgggtgaccctaccaagagccaaagcgtaaagccctgaGTCCAGCcaccatagctctccaggtcCTTGAGACATGCAAACCTCctaaccatgacaaggttgtggtcctcttggaggggacCTTTACTCTTAAATCTTTAAATATCAGGTACACAACACTTTTCTGTCGATTGGAATTGTTAAGACTGATAACTCAGATGACCTGCTTCGCTTTATACAGCTGGCCAAGTGCAGGCCATCGCTTCCTGCAGAAACTTCTGGAAAATGATCAACCAGCGAGAGCAATTTTCACAACCAGTTTGATTTAGAACTGCTTTGGTTGGACAATTGTTTCAATCTCTTGTGCCATTGCTGCAACTTATTGTGATTCAGTTGGGACAGTTTAATTATTTAACTTGTCTGTATTTGCAGTACAATGGAACAGCAGATGGATACTATAATGTGTTCACTGGTAAAGATCACATTCACAAAGTTGGCGTCATTGACCGCTGGAGAAATGAGAAGTGAGTACGAATTTTGAATTCATTTCACCTTTTTATATAACGTATGCACCTTTCCTTCAGAATAAAAGAAGATGCAAACTAATACCATCGGGTACCCGtgccaaaatgtagcacttctaAAGTGTTTCTAATCACAAGACAGAAGTGAACCAAGGGTTTTCTGCTGTATCTATTATTTCTTCCCTGAGATTAAATATTTTAAACCATTTTTTGCCAATAATCAATCATTATTTTAGTTACAGAATTGTTTAAAGAATAAattcattttttattgttttacaatgtaCTAAATTACACTTTGCATTTTGCTGAACTAATTAAGGGTCACAGTATACAGTACAAGCTAACATTTTTTAATTCTTAGATTGGGAAGAATAATTGCTTTTGATACTCTCTCCAGCCTGATTCAGTTTATTTGCTGAGTACCTTAACCAGAAGTTTCTCTGgtgaacgttttgggctgaagcaTCTACAGATGTTTTGTCAGTCACTGCTGTTTCATCGGGAGGTCAGAGGCGGGAAGACTTGGAGATGGTTGCACAATGTTAAATTGCATCCACAGCTTATTTGCAAATGAAGGGGCCCATACCTGTATGAGGCAAAACCTAGACAATAGGCTGTAAAATGGCTATTAcaaagggggcataattttaaggtgattgaaggaaatatAGAGGGGACTGTAAGAGATAAATCCTTTACACAGAGAGCTGTGGGTGCGTGGAACATCTTGCTggggcagatacatcaggggcatttaagagactcttaggtaggtacacagaagatagaaaatgtaggagggaagggttagattctaAGGGTTAGaaaccttagagtaggttaaaaggttggcacaacattgtgggtttagggcctgtcctgtgctgtaatgttctatgtgtaACATTCAAGCATGGAGTGCAGAATCTACTAGCACTATTTGGCCCAGAAATCTTCTACAATATCTCTGAAAGACCTATCATTTATTCTTATTGGCATTAATTACACAGTGTCTTCCTGTATTATCTTTCTGGTGGTGTCCATTGATCAAATGCTTAATTACTTTTATCACATCCATGCTGGGGCTATAAACGACTGGTTACTATGGCAACCCCTAACCACCTTCTGACATCCCAGAGGCTTTTCCTTATCAACAAGACACAGATACAGAGGAAGATGGAACACGTTCCATGTGACTGCATGAGAGTAATGCTTAACAATACTTAGGGTGTTCAGTGCTATCCAGGACAAGGCATTCCATTTGCCACCAACAGCCACCATTCATTTGCTCCATCACAGGTGACCCGTGACTGCAGTGCAAGGCATTGATAAAATGTACTGCAGCTGCATATCTGGACTGCTCTCACAGCATCTGCCCAAAACCTACAACTATTACCGCCAAGAAGGATCAGGCTGCAAGAATGAGAATATCACCAACTGCAGAAAACCCCCTCCAAGCCCCATGTCATCCTGGCCCTGGTCTGGAAATTTAACACCATTCCTTCAGCACCTCCCCGAATTCCTAAAGACTGGAGCGGTTCAAGTACTGCCTTCTCAAGGGTAATTAAGGCCGGGCAATAACTCTGGTCTTGCTAGTGATAGTCAGACTgaaaaatattaataaaaatatccACCATTAAATACTGATAGGGTATAGCTTTAATCAGAGTTGCTAAAACCTCCCATCTCTAAATGGTAGTTTTGTCACCTACAGCTGCAGTTAAAGATACGCCACTAACTTTAACTCAATGAATGTATCTTCTAAGATGTAATAAAATTTGAATTATAGTTATTCTATTTTCAGGAAACTTCCTTTCTGGAATGACCGTTACTGTGATATGATCAATGGCACAGGTAAGGTTGGCGCCTAATCCAACTAACCTTGATATCAATACcaaacagtcacaaaacatgcAGAAACACTGAACAGTAACAGCAGCAAGAACTAGGTTCCCTTATGTGGAGAGTCTGACCAAATCTGAGATGATCAGCAACTTTTCATAGAAAAAAAAGCACTTGAAACTGAACAAGTGTTAACCCAACAGTGTAGTTTGCTGATGATCTTCTGCATCTAAAAAATACATTCAGCAAACGATCACTTCGTCATTTGGACTACACCCCCTTGCCCATAGTTATTTCTGGCTATTTAAAAGGGTAATTTAGCTGTTCTATCCAAAGGTTTGCTTTTCTCTTAAAGTAACCTAACAGTACAGTATGTTAAATAGAGGAGTGAAGATGAACCACCTGGAATAATTTAAGAAGCAGATGAACACTGCACAAGATGAGTTTTAAGCGTCTTCTGTTATGGTTTGCTGAGTCGTTCTGCTTGGGCTTCCAGTTCGAGGTTTGCTGATGAgaaagagggaaaagagagagggagggagggagggagagagagagagagagagagagagagagagcgagagagagagagagagagagagagagagagagagagagagagagagagagaaagtgggagaggagagaatgacAAAGAGGGAAAAagcaagagacagagagagaaagaaagaggggtagaaaaagaaagagagagaaaaagggagaaagagagagagagagagagaataaatgaAAAGCGAGTTTGAATTGTAAAAGAAGAAGTGCCAGCAGATAAAGGTGTATCAGCTTTAAagagaaaattgaaggtaatATTGCAAATGAATAACCTACAGCAGAACTGGCCACTGTTGATATAAACAGTGAAAGTAAATCATTTGAAATTGCTGAAAGCTTTTCACATGTCTGGCCAGAAGATGGTGCTGTTCCTCAAACCTACACTCTGCTTCTTCAGATCAGCTGCAGGTGGCCATAGATAAAGTGGTCAGAAAAAAATGTCAAGTAGCTGGAATGAAGGTGCTTTGCAAAGCGGACACTGAATATGTGTTTAGTTTCTCTtttatagaggaggccacatcacaTGCATCAAATGCACTAGATGGGAAGAATTTCAAATGAATCCCTGTCTTATTGTTACTACTTTTACAGAATCTTTGGATAATATCTAGTATGTTTAAATTTGGTTAGATGGATGGATATAAAGCAGAGATGTGTAGAGAAAAAGGTCAGTTAATGAGTGACTTAACATATAAATCACAGATAATTAACTAGTTAAGTTGAAGTTAAAGTTCCTCACCGCACCTTCTGGCGCGTCAGGTGGCAACTAGCCATTTCTTTAGTGTTTCTCTGTTTTACAAGGCTCAACACAGCACAATTGGAAAGCGCGCAAGGAGCCGGCCGTATTTGAACCTGGGACCTCTGCCCTGAATTCCAGtgtagatataaccatataacaattacagcacggaaacaggccagctcggcccttctagtccgtgccgaatgcttactcttatctagtcccaccgacctgcactcagcccataaacctccattcctttcctgtccatatacctatgcaatttaaaaaaaaatgacaatattcagccagcctctaccacttctactggaagctcgttccacacagctaccactctctgagtaaagaagttccccctcatgttatccctaaacttttgccccctaactctcaactcatgtcctcttgttccaatctcccctactctcaatggaaaaagcctatccacgtcaactctatctatccccctcataattttaaatacctctgtcaagtcccccctcaaccttctatgctccaaagaataaagacctaacttgttcaacctttctctgtaacttaggtgctgaaacccatgtaacattctagtaaatctcctctgtactctctctattttgttgacatctttcctacaatttggtgaccagaactgtacataatatcaCTACATCAGCAGCCGACAGACAGTTAACTAGTACTAACTTGAAATTACTGGGTGTTGACGGACTGGCATTATGGCCTGTAATTTTGTTCTGTATCTTTCATCAGATGGAAGCTCGTTTCCACCATTTCTTCATAAcgaaaagaaaatatattttttctcttctgACATTTGCAGGTAATATACAACTGAAATTGTGTGCAATTCATCTACACTGGAAGTTCTCTGGAAGTCTAATGGtatcaacaatgcaaatgcaAATTTAACTGTTTTAAACACCAGCCAAGCCACACTGAAAAAAAGTAGCTGAACTATTTGTTATAAAGTTATTCAAAAAGACTTAAAAATATCCCCAAGTAAATTTGTGTTTCTTACCAGGAAACAGAATATGATTGAATGATTATGTAACAAAAGTAATGTTTTGGGggatttgcaaaaaaaaattcaatgcaAATATTAGGAATAGATTTAGTTATGTTTACATGGAATTGAACTATAACACTGTCTTTTTAAATGCTTCATAATTCAAAATCTATTTATGTCCAGAGGTAAGCACTGTAATGACCATTTCTAAGTTATTTAATATCATTTAGAAGATCAATCTTGGCTTTTCCTGTAATCAGTTACCCTCAAAACCCTCAGGTAATGACTGTGTTAGGGTGACATTGGAGCATTGCGTGGGAGTAGACCAACTTCTCCTGGGGGGGTATTTCCACCTGGCACTTCCAGGCTACTAGAACTTAACCGTGCTTTGCCAAACGGAGATATTCCCATCTTCAGCCATGGACTTCAAAACAAGCTCACGTTACCTTGTGAGCATGCCTTGTTGTGGGTGCTGGGAGGCCGGGAGAAGCTGGAGAGACGTGCCATGATTTGGAATTCATTGTCTGACAGTGGGATGGAGGCAGACCCTACTAAGGTGTTAAAAGGGGAATTGGTTAGACATATGGAGCAGTAAATGTGACTGGGTCACCCAGTAAACAGATTGTCTGGTTTGCTTTTACAGAGAACTGATGTCGGCTCATTGGCCCAAATGGCCTCTGCTGTAATGATTCCATGTTTCTATACTGCTGGTTGGTTGCAGGGTAACCATCTGTGGGTTAAGATGGCACTGAGTACAATGGTCTTACATGCAGTGGTTACTTTGGTGGGCTGGAGCCAGTTTCTCGGTCCACTCACATTTCTGCTAATCTTATCCTCCTTATCTTATGCCCaaaccataagactgtaagacttgggctatttggcccatcgagtctgtttcattccatcatggctgaatttttatgcctcaaccccattctcctgccttcgacactcttactaattaagaacctattaacccctgctttaagtatacccaaaagacttggcctccacagccatcaatggcaaaatattccacagattcatcatgctctggctaaagaaataattcctcttctctgttctaaagggacatccctctcttctgaggccGTGCCATAATAGccttcctagactcccctactataggaaacattctctccacatattTGACAGGTTTGAATAAGAACCATCCCCcctgccacctcattcttctaaactccagtgattacatGCTCAGTAACATCAAACGCTTCATTTTCTGGGGTCATTCTCGCGaccctcctctgaatcctctttaATGTCGGCACACCCTTTCTTAGGtaaagggtccaaaactgctcaagtgTGATCTGATCAAAGCCTTATAACGCTTCAGCATCACGTCCTTACATTTATATTCATAAAAACCTGCCCCAGATTAGAAATCCGCTTCACAGGCGCAAACTACTTTTAAAGGTTTTAAAGTTGCTGTACAGTGCCGCTTCCTCAGGTCAGACTGTCTGGAAGAGCGGAGGTGCTTGGCGAATGATCGGAAGTGTGCTGCACAGGCGTTGAATTGCTTCATCATCAGAAAGGAAGGGATGAATTTACAATGGCCTAGAGTAAGCTTTAGCTGCTGTTTATGATGGACAAAATAAACCTAATTCATGTCTACTGATTCCTTAGATCCATCTATGCCGAGTATGAACAAAAGGTATCACTGAAGGGAATTCCTGTCCATCGTTTTGTTATCCCTCCGAAGGCTCTTGCATCCTTTGTTGGGAATCCTGACAACCACTGCTATTGCAAAGACATGACGATATCAAAAAACTGTACTTTTTCAGGAATCTTGGGAATTAGCTCCTGCAAAGAGGGTAAGTAATGGCCATATGGATTTATGGATGTATGAATTTGCAGCGCGGGTAGTTCACTGGACACCCCAAGTCTGCTCTGAACATTAATCAGATCTGATTGCAACCTCAGCTATATCTTCCTGTCTACTCACAGTAACCTCTCAGCCCCTTGCTGATCAGGTGTCTCTCTAAAACCTTCTTGTATTCTGCTTCCACTGCCCTTTGAAGACTGTCATCTCCCCTTTGTCTTGAAGGGATGACCTCATATTTTCATCAGTGACTTAGCTCTAGACTCTCTATAGACAAAGAATCATGTCAGCACGACCTTTCAGAATCTTAGATTTTTCAGTCgcccctgtcattcttctaaacccaagTCAAAACAAGGCAAGCttgtccaatttttttttcttaaagGGCAACCCACCCACTTAAGGATCAGCCTTATGAAGCTTCCAATGCACTGACATCCTTCCTTAAGTAAAGACCCAGTACCACTGTATATTGGCTCTTCTGCTGCCGTCTCTTCAATGGAGAGGCTACTAAATGGAAGAAAGCATCACTTGGGATTTTGTCAATATCCTATATAAAACTTGGGGAGTATGATCACTTAATCAAGTATTATGGAAGATCTTAAATTCTTTATTTCCCTGACGCTTTGCAATTCAAAGGGCTTTTGTCATTGATGGGCAATTTCCatatcaaaggtacatttaatgtcagagaaaagtatacaatatacatcatgaaattctttttctttgtaaccatccatgaaaaacagaggagtgaccccaaagaatgaatgacagttaaatgttggaaccccaaacccccccccccccccagctccccatctcacgcgtaagcagcagcaaagtaatGATGCCCGCTCCcccagcagcgagaaaagaagcaagcatcggcacccaccaccgagtactcaagtgtgcagcaaagcatcagcagAGACACGGACTTGCAGTACCACagagactactcattcacctggtattcgacataccacaggctctctctccctaataagggaaaaaagaggtgtctccatttcattCAATAACAGAGAAAGAAACTCAGCTCACTGAACAGATGCTGCTGAATGGTGGTCCTTGGTAGCACAGTTGAAACCTTGGCACACGCAGTGCTGAGAAAGGCCAGGATTAAACGTTGTACTCAGTCCTGAGCTCAAGCATCTGAGGTTCAGGAATGGCTGTTGCACATTTTCTTCACCGAAAAGGAGCTATTCGGGATTTGTGTCGGGGTAGAGTTCAGAATGAAATGTGGCTGCAGACCTGACCAACCTGGGAagagaggaagaaggaagatagatcagagtagatgtggaagtaGTGGAGTAATTAGGAGAGTGGAGGATACCCCCAGATGGgagaaaaatgaaataatttgttCTGACAATTACTGGACTCATAATAGACAAAAAGTGTGCCCAGTGATGAAGATAGAGGATGAAGGGATAGGAAGATTCAGCTGAACTCGATGAAGGCAGTAAAGTCATGACTTTTTTGGTGTTGGAATGGAAAACAGCAGCTGTAGTCAGAAGCATGCCAGAGGAGGAGGAAAGATATTAAGTAAGAGGTTCCAAAGAATGAATATTATTTGATCTGGAGAAGAAATAGTTTGCATGGGATAAATGAGCTTtctcatttttgtttttttttcctggtgTTTTGTTATAATTTTTCATTATtgaatttattatttattcaagTTTTGTTGTGTTTTCTGCCTCAATATTAGTTGATGATTAAGATATTTTATATTGTGCCTTAGATTCTAACCCGTGAGATATTCCTAAGACTCCTAGATGTGGTGTCGCTCACAACTCCAGTGTAATGGTGTGATTAACTTTCAGGAAAACCAATTTATATTTCACTCCCTCACTTCCTGTATGCTAGCGATGAACTTGTTAACTCAATTGATGGAATGAGACCCAACAAGGAGGAACATGAAACCTTGCTCGATGTGGAACCTGTAAGTGAAAACAATTTTTCTTAAAAAATATTGAATTAATTTCAGCATATTTCTAAGAGGAAGGAGTAGATTTCAAATTTGAAGGAATACATAGTTTAAAAAAACCAGCTATGGCAGTGACAACTCAGAACATAAGAACattgaaataggagcaggagtaggtcatctggcccactGAGCCGGCTCCAccgttcagtaagatcatggctgatctggctgtggactcatcatctccacctatctgccttttccccatgacccttaattcccctactatgcaaaaatctaccaaccttgtcttaaatatatttactgaggcagcctccactgcttcattgggcagagaattccacagattcaccactctgggaaaagcagtttctcctcatctccatcctaaatctacttcccCGAATCTTGAGGATATGTCCCCTAGttatagtctcacctaccagtggaaacttAACTTTCCTGcgtctatcttatctatccctttcataattttatatgtttctataagatcttctatcatccttctgaattcctgtgagtacagtcccaggtgactcaatctctccccatTGTCTAGCTCCCTCATttgtggaatcaacctggtgaacctcctctgcatcccctccaaaatcagtatatccttcctcaagtaaggagaccagaactgcacgcaatactccaggtgtggcctcaccagtaccctgtacagttgcagtataacctccctgctcctaaattcaatccctctagcaatgaaggccaacatcccatttgctttcttgatagcctgctgcacctgcaaaccaaccctttgtgattcatgcacaaacatTCCCAAGTCCATCTGCATAGCAGcattctgcaatttttttttaccatttaagtaataatctgatcttccattttaccttccaaagtggatgacctcgcatttaccaaaattatactccatctgccagacccttgcccactcacttaacctatctatatctctctgcagactctccacatcctctgtacaatttgcttttccactcagtttagtgtcatcagcaaacttacactacacttggtctcttcttccagattgttaatgtatatatcatgaacagttgtgggcccagcaccaatccctgtggcacaccattcaTCACTGATTGCCAGCCAGAGTAacgcccatgtatcccaactctatactttctattagttaaccaatcatCTATCCATGTTAATACATTACCCCAACTCTaagcatccttatcttatggataattCTTTTTATACAGCAGCTTATCGAATGccctctggaaatccaagtaaataatgtccacctgttcccctttatccattgcactcattatatcctcaaagaacagtaagtttgtcaaacaggacctgcctttgctcaatccatgctgcatctgcctgatggatccatttctttccagatgcctcgctatttcttttttaatgatagcttcaagcattttctcaaCTACTGATGTTAAACTAATTGACCTATAGTCACCTGCCTTTTGCCTCCATCCTTTTTCGAACAGAGGCGTGACACTCGCCACCTTCCAATCCACCGTgactgcccagagtccagagaacttTGCTAAATCATCACCTAAGCCTCTGCTatcacttctgccatttctttcagtaccctggggtgTATCCATCGGGatcaggggacttatctatctcaggcgcacaagtttgctcagcaacacctctttagtgatagctattgtattgaggtcctcacctcacATCGCATCCATAACTTCTCTCTTTGGCATTTTAGACGTGTCAAGCAGGAAGACTGACGCaagatagtcattcaaagcctctgccatttcctcaagCTAATATCAATTCCTTCTTCTCGTCCTCCAATGGACCTttattcactttagccacccttttccacaTATGTATGATGGTAGAGTGGAAACTCGCAACTTAACCTGATGAAACTTTCTTATTCTGGGAAAGAGTGAAGttaaatttgaaacaatattATGGTGAAAAAACATGTCAATTCCATAAATTCCCAATCTGGGGTGAATTACGTTTTATAGTCTGTTCAATCGGCAATATTTAATATATAATTTCTCTCTGTATGatgcttttatattttgtttttctttgcagGTTACTGGATTTTCATTAAGAATCGCTAAGCGTATACAAATCAACTTAATGTTTAAACCTTCAAAGACAATTAAGTATGTTGGATTTATATTAAGTACTCAAACATGTGCATATTTGAAGCTGTTTAAATTCTCACATTAAAAGTATAATCTTTTGTTAGGGTCTTTACTTGCCAAAAGACTCAGGCACGTTCAATAAATGTATAAATAGCAAGTGATTGAATTGCTAGAGGTGCTACTTGGAGGCAAAGTCAAACAATTCAAAGAGCCTTAAAAGGAAAT
The genomic region above belongs to Hypanus sabinus isolate sHypSab1 chromosome 13, sHypSab1.hap1, whole genome shotgun sequence and contains:
- the cd36 gene encoding platelet glycoprotein 4 isoform X2, whose translation is MFKSTEWKREGVIEEGTLAYENWIQTGSPVYRQFWLFHVKNPSEIINSGAKPMVEQRGPYTYRVRYLPKSNVTMNDNYTASYLQPYSAIFEPTMSVGSPTDRLTVLNLIAAGAPSLVPPFWHGIINSVLRKANASLFQNRTVEELLWGYEDPILKQMNVRDSITGVFYPYNGTADGYYNVFTGKDHIHKVGVIDRWRNEKKLPFWNDRYCDMINGTDGSSFPPFLHNEKKIYFFSSDICRSIYAEYEQKVSLKGIPVHRFVIPPKALASFVGNPDNHCYCKDMTISKNCTFSGILGISSCKEGKPIYISLPHFLYASDELVNSIDGMRPNKEEHETLLDVEPVTGFSLRIAKRIQINLMFKPSKTIKILQNIKEPTYFPLLWLNETATVDDETAKTFRESLIMPMRALGIAQITLICIGSLLFVSFAIALCVTSRTK
- the cd36 gene encoding platelet glycoprotein 4 isoform X1, with translation MGCHKIVLLSIGIAVGALLLIIGGILIPVGDEIVHKTINKEGVIEEGTLAYENWIQTGSPVYRQFWLFHVKNPSEIINSGAKPMVEQRGPYTYRVRYLPKSNVTMNDNYTASYLQPYSAIFEPTMSVGSPTDRLTVLNLIAAGAPSLVPPFWHGIINSVLRKANASLFQNRTVEELLWGYEDPILKQMNVRDSITGVFYPYNGTADGYYNVFTGKDHIHKVGVIDRWRNEKKLPFWNDRYCDMINGTDGSSFPPFLHNEKKIYFFSSDICRSIYAEYEQKVSLKGIPVHRFVIPPKALASFVGNPDNHCYCKDMTISKNCTFSGILGISSCKEGKPIYISLPHFLYASDELVNSIDGMRPNKEEHETLLDVEPVTGFSLRIAKRIQINLMFKPSKTIKILQNIKEPTYFPLLWLNETATVDDETAKTFRESLIMPMRALGIAQITLICIGSLLFVSFAIALCVTSRTK
- the cd36 gene encoding platelet glycoprotein 4 isoform X3; the encoded protein is MVEQRGPYTYRVRYLPKSNVTMNDNYTASYLQPYSAIFEPTMSVGSPTDRLTVLNLIAAGAPSLVPPFWHGIINSVLRKANASLFQNRTVEELLWGYEDPILKQMNVRDSITGVFYPYNGTADGYYNVFTGKDHIHKVGVIDRWRNEKKLPFWNDRYCDMINGTDGSSFPPFLHNEKKIYFFSSDICRSIYAEYEQKVSLKGIPVHRFVIPPKALASFVGNPDNHCYCKDMTISKNCTFSGILGISSCKEGKPIYISLPHFLYASDELVNSIDGMRPNKEEHETLLDVEPVTGFSLRIAKRIQINLMFKPSKTIKILQNIKEPTYFPLLWLNETATVDDETAKTFRESLIMPMRALGIAQITLICIGSLLFVSFAIALCVTSRTK